A portion of the Actomonas aquatica genome contains these proteins:
- a CDS encoding ATP-binding protein encodes MFAAHPFWNASALCLLIVDGARCWQTNPSYERRFGVLEAVASTSWLEQLGVVTEEARAVLAWLTAELPSGAVRLVRGQEKGEARWWRLRVLAAVPERGDGAWVIDVEDVTTTQESIERARLEGQHFHALIERSAEGISLFDTGANILWESPSNKRIHGWESWEMEGKNLFDFCHEDDLARAMPRFHHLAQAPGIVETEIVRFKHKKGHWIYLEGTVINATDDPRVNALVNNFRDVTGRLEAEREVRRAKDAAEEAHRLQQHFLTNLTHEFKTPLTLIRGPLVDLAEERVALADAGAVVGRVLRNVDRLGGLISELIDLARLDAGTFAMQVNRHDLVEFARVEIDALTAAAAAKEVRIDLAAPTALPVFFDLSKLEKVMTNLLSNAVRYSPAGGRVTVRIQEMDAPEGTAPERVRVEVADEGPGMDEATRRRVFERFFQADTSMSRDHEGMGIGLALAREMVEMHGGTVGVHSEPGAGSVFYFELLLGCEHFDPDDIDTSAGAEPRPHTVGGTVATATPVGLVEFAAHRPRLLLVEDNADMRAYLRMNLDPYYTVSEAVDGQEAWEGLEGYAPEIIVSDVMMPHVDGLELCRRLKGCARWRAVPLVLLSAKGSVDHRVEGLQAGADDYLAKPFSVAELLQRLRSRVPWGTEEAVNGSAWRESLEACLAAHLREPDFDVTAMSRHLGYSERQLRRRVREHFGQSPAELLLRRRLEKGRELIATGRLNTRAEVAHAVGLSPGYFSRRYRQAFREVPVAG; translated from the coding sequence ATGTTCGCCGCCCATCCGTTTTGGAACGCTTCCGCTCTGTGCCTCTTGATCGTCGATGGTGCCCGTTGCTGGCAGACCAATCCGAGCTATGAGCGACGCTTTGGGGTGCTGGAGGCGGTGGCCTCGACCTCGTGGTTGGAGCAACTGGGGGTGGTGACAGAGGAAGCCAGGGCGGTGCTGGCGTGGCTGACGGCGGAGCTGCCGAGCGGCGCGGTGCGGTTGGTGCGCGGCCAGGAGAAGGGCGAGGCGCGGTGGTGGCGCCTGCGCGTGCTCGCGGCGGTGCCCGAGCGTGGTGACGGGGCGTGGGTGATCGACGTGGAGGACGTGACGACGACGCAGGAATCGATCGAGCGGGCGCGGCTGGAAGGGCAGCATTTTCACGCGCTGATCGAGCGCTCGGCGGAAGGTATTTCCCTGTTTGATACGGGCGCCAACATCCTGTGGGAGTCGCCGTCCAACAAACGCATCCACGGTTGGGAAAGTTGGGAAATGGAGGGCAAGAACCTCTTCGATTTCTGCCACGAGGATGACTTGGCGCGAGCGATGCCGCGCTTTCATCACCTCGCGCAGGCGCCGGGCATCGTGGAGACCGAGATCGTGCGTTTTAAACACAAGAAAGGGCACTGGATCTACCTCGAAGGCACGGTGATCAACGCCACCGACGATCCGCGGGTGAATGCGCTGGTGAACAACTTCCGGGATGTCACCGGGCGGCTGGAGGCGGAGCGCGAAGTGCGGCGGGCGAAAGATGCGGCGGAGGAAGCGCATCGGTTGCAGCAGCACTTTCTGACCAACCTCACGCATGAGTTTAAAACGCCGCTGACGCTGATTCGCGGGCCGCTGGTCGACCTCGCGGAGGAACGGGTGGCGCTGGCGGATGCGGGCGCGGTGGTGGGGCGGGTGCTGCGCAATGTCGATCGGCTGGGCGGACTGATCTCCGAGCTCATCGACCTGGCGCGACTCGATGCCGGCACCTTCGCGATGCAGGTGAACCGGCACGATCTGGTGGAGTTCGCGCGGGTGGAGATCGATGCCCTCACCGCCGCGGCAGCGGCGAAAGAGGTGCGCATCGACCTGGCGGCCCCGACGGCGCTGCCGGTGTTTTTCGACCTTTCGAAGTTGGAAAAGGTGATGACCAACCTGCTGTCCAATGCGGTGCGGTATTCACCGGCAGGTGGGCGCGTGACCGTGCGTATTCAGGAAATGGATGCGCCGGAAGGCACGGCGCCCGAGCGGGTGCGGGTGGAGGTGGCCGATGAAGGCCCTGGCATGGACGAAGCGACGCGGCGACGGGTTTTTGAACGCTTTTTTCAGGCCGACACCAGCATGAGTCGTGACCATGAAGGCATGGGCATCGGCCTGGCGCTGGCGCGCGAAATGGTGGAGATGCACGGCGGCACGGTCGGCGTGCACAGTGAGCCGGGCGCGGGCAGCGTGTTTTACTTCGAACTGTTGCTGGGCTGTGAGCACTTCGACCCCGACGACATCGACACCTCGGCGGGCGCGGAGCCGCGACCGCACACGGTCGGCGGCACGGTCGCGACGGCGACGCCGGTGGGATTGGTGGAGTTTGCGGCGCATCGGCCGCGGCTGCTGCTGGTGGAGGACAATGCCGACATGCGGGCCTACCTGCGCATGAACCTGGATCCCTACTACACCGTGAGCGAAGCGGTGGATGGTCAGGAAGCTTGGGAGGGGTTGGAGGGATATGCGCCGGAGATCATCGTTTCGGATGTGATGATGCCGCACGTGGACGGTCTGGAACTGTGCCGACGGCTGAAAGGCTGCGCGCGTTGGCGGGCGGTGCCGTTGGTGCTGCTCTCGGCCAAGGGCTCGGTCGACCATCGGGTGGAAGGACTGCAGGCGGGGGCGGATGATTATCTGGCGAAGCCGTTTTCGGTGGCGGAGCTGTTGCAGCGGCTGCGGTCACGGGTGCCGTGGGGGACGGAGGAAGCGGTCAACGGCAGTGCGTGGCGCGAAAGTCTGGAGGCCTGTCTCGCGGCCCATCTGCGGGAGCCGGATTTTGATGTCACGGCAATGTCGCGACATCTTGGATACAGCGAGCGGCAGCTACGGCGGCGGGTGCGCGAGCATTTTGGGCAGTCGCCGGCGGAGCTGCTGTTGCGGCGGCGGTTGGAGAAGGGGCGGGAGCTGATCGCCACCGGTCGCCTCAACACGCGGGCCGAAGTGGCGCACGCAGTGGGATTGTCGCCGGGATATTTTTCGCGGCGCTACCGGCAGGCGTTTCGCGAGGTGCCGGTGGCGGGTTGA
- a CDS encoding heparinase II/III domain-containing protein encodes MTRREMLRLGGASFAGALLSRSFTWAAPESSPGSASHLFFAPADLPRIRANTRTPLLQPLYAAWQAEAPDAIPTALDTFENSGNIVRDFATVLTALEHALTVQLVEPTPTREATLLDAIERIIARPHWDYFRDGGEEVLGIQRASYSTVRLLYAREVLGDAISPELDQRLLQAIADKGCAACFATVNDMDHPETVKGWDFDTAHADFYDLTMERWPEILGANNLRSAPTGALGLGALALRGHDPRAEQWLDTAVASTRRFLQLFSADGSYFEGLSYLDYSMRTAMPFIVAHRRLVGDVDWDQAVNWDGMLDYVLTMQLGRTPDGGADIVNFSDARGSAFPGWVCEVGTITGTPYAGTLATYAAQPRWFYDFLWYRPDVLTAPLPDRLLNHRNDLNWVLCRSGWQPDDAVLAFKSGAPANHEHADRNHFIYKIHGERLLHDHLGAAYDRRTDGWKMRFTRGHNGVLLDGRGHHYVDGEHGTNESLAYANLIAYADHDGHIWWTSDATAAYGVVNESAKQVLRTVIFAKPDVIVVFDQIQLRYHEQTFDARFYPDNADGAARLSVDGPRFRLDRPAASLHGLVASSAASATPRLARLEVLPETGDFPCVEVHAPAALSHHVVTVLAARKAGEALPPKLEAASADGTWTLTADTFRARLTPGPFAPTIEIG; translated from the coding sequence ATGACTCGCCGAGAAATGCTCCGTCTGGGTGGTGCCTCCTTTGCTGGCGCCTTGCTGTCCCGCTCTTTCACCTGGGCCGCGCCCGAGTCCTCCCCCGGCTCCGCGAGCCACCTGTTTTTCGCCCCCGCCGACCTGCCGCGCATCCGCGCCAACACCCGCACCCCGCTCCTGCAACCCCTCTACGCCGCCTGGCAGGCCGAGGCCCCCGACGCGATTCCGACCGCCCTCGATACCTTCGAAAACTCGGGCAACATAGTCCGCGATTTCGCCACCGTGCTCACCGCCCTCGAACACGCACTCACCGTGCAATTGGTGGAGCCGACGCCCACCCGCGAAGCCACCCTGCTCGACGCCATCGAGCGCATCATCGCACGCCCGCATTGGGACTACTTCCGCGACGGCGGCGAGGAAGTGCTCGGCATCCAACGCGCCTCCTACTCCACCGTGCGCCTGCTCTACGCCCGCGAGGTGTTGGGCGATGCCATCTCGCCCGAGCTCGATCAACGCCTCCTCCAAGCCATCGCCGACAAGGGCTGCGCCGCCTGCTTCGCGACCGTCAACGACATGGACCACCCCGAGACCGTGAAGGGCTGGGACTTCGACACCGCGCACGCCGATTTTTATGACCTCACCATGGAGCGCTGGCCCGAAATCCTCGGCGCCAACAACCTCCGCTCCGCCCCCACCGGTGCCCTCGGTCTCGGCGCCCTCGCCCTGCGCGGACACGATCCGCGCGCCGAGCAATGGCTCGACACCGCCGTCGCCAGCACCCGCCGTTTCCTCCAACTCTTCTCCGCCGACGGCAGCTACTTCGAAGGCCTCAGCTACCTCGACTACTCCATGCGCACCGCCATGCCCTTCATCGTCGCGCACCGCCGCTTGGTCGGCGACGTCGACTGGGATCAAGCGGTCAACTGGGACGGCATGCTCGACTACGTGCTCACCATGCAACTCGGCCGCACGCCCGACGGCGGCGCCGACATCGTCAACTTCAGCGACGCCCGCGGCAGCGCGTTTCCCGGCTGGGTGTGCGAAGTCGGCACCATCACCGGCACGCCCTACGCCGGCACCCTCGCCACCTACGCCGCGCAACCGCGTTGGTTCTACGACTTTCTCTGGTATCGTCCCGACGTCCTCACCGCGCCGCTCCCCGACCGCCTGCTCAACCACCGCAACGACCTCAACTGGGTCCTCTGCCGCAGCGGCTGGCAGCCCGACGACGCCGTCCTCGCCTTCAAGAGCGGCGCCCCGGCCAATCACGAACACGCCGACCGCAATCACTTCATCTACAAAATCCACGGTGAACGCCTCCTCCACGACCACCTCGGCGCCGCCTACGACCGCCGCACCGATGGCTGGAAAATGCGCTTCACCCGCGGCCACAACGGCGTGCTGCTCGACGGTCGCGGCCACCACTACGTCGATGGCGAACACGGCACCAACGAGAGCCTCGCCTACGCCAACCTCATCGCCTACGCCGACCACGATGGCCACATCTGGTGGACCAGCGATGCCACCGCGGCCTACGGCGTCGTCAACGAATCCGCCAAGCAGGTCCTGCGCACCGTCATCTTCGCCAAACCCGACGTGATCGTGGTCTTCGACCAGATCCAACTGCGTTACCACGAACAAACCTTCGACGCCCGTTTTTACCCCGACAACGCCGACGGCGCCGCCCGCCTCAGCGTCGACGGCCCCCGCTTCCGCCTCGACCGCCCCGCCGCCTCCCTGCACGGCCTCGTCGCGTCCTCCGCCGCCTCCGCCACGCCCCGCCTCGCCCGCTTGGAAGTCCTGCCCGAAACCGGCGACTTTCCCTGCGTCGAAGTGCATGCCCCCGCCGCGCTGAGCCATCACGTCGTCACGGTCCTCGCCGCCCGCAAAGCCGGCGAAGCCCTCCCGCCCAAACTCGAGGCCGCCTCCGCCGACGGCACCTGGACCCTCACCGCCGACACCTTCCGCGCTCGCCTCACGCCCGGCCCCTTCGCCCCCACCATCGAGATCGGCTAA
- the gspG gene encoding type II secretion system major pseudopilin GspG has product MTFSDRSSRLRSAATKGFTLLEIMVVLAILGLLVAVLVRNVGGDLSRGQESAAKLFVTATMESPLTAYRIDTGNYPTTAQGLEALITNPGNVKGWRGPYLDKLALDPWQQPYEYRFPGQKNKGKYDLFSKGPDMTAGNDDDIGNWE; this is encoded by the coding sequence ATGACTTTCTCCGATCGTTCCTCCCGTCTCCGTTCCGCTGCCACCAAGGGTTTCACGCTGCTCGAAATCATGGTGGTGCTCGCCATCCTCGGTCTGCTCGTCGCCGTGCTGGTGCGTAATGTGGGCGGCGACCTGTCGCGTGGTCAGGAGTCGGCGGCGAAGCTGTTTGTGACCGCGACGATGGAGAGCCCGTTGACGGCTTATCGTATTGATACCGGCAACTACCCGACGACGGCGCAGGGTTTGGAGGCTCTGATCACCAACCCGGGCAACGTGAAGGGCTGGCGCGGGCCGTATCTCGACAAGCTGGCGCTCGATCCGTGGCAGCAGCCCTATGAGTATCGTTTCCCGGGCCAGAAGAATAAGGGCAAATACGACCTGTTCTCCAAGGGGCCCGATATGACGGCGGGCAACGACGACGATATCGGTAATTGGGAGTGA
- a CDS encoding LamG domain-containing protein, with protein MNSFAAPRFVIPLFCLLTLTAPAQVVVHHFAGGEADTASAGDALSSTLIDSGATGTDLSEAGSGGTFSSNTRGSASSLSYQFDGSNYYSGALDTSLSSSASFGMEAWINASNTTTGQMIVYNGNSGTNGIGLYLNGNTIDVLRGGIALNPVGIIEAGSWHHVAVVWDNGALTGYLDGNANFSASSQSFDLVGGALLIAGNNASLELFQGFIDDVRIFTFETGTFDTSMLHLSTSAVPEPTTYATLLGLAGLGLALWCRRPAPTQAA; from the coding sequence ATGAATTCCTTCGCCGCGCCTCGTTTCGTCATCCCGCTTTTTTGCCTGCTCACGCTCACCGCCCCTGCTCAGGTCGTGGTGCACCACTTCGCGGGCGGCGAGGCCGACACCGCCTCCGCCGGAGACGCGCTCAGCTCCACGCTCATTGACTCCGGTGCCACCGGCACCGACCTGTCCGAGGCCGGCAGCGGCGGCACCTTTTCCTCCAATACCCGCGGGAGCGCGTCGTCCCTTTCCTACCAATTTGACGGTTCCAACTATTACAGCGGGGCCCTCGACACTTCGCTCTCCAGCAGCGCCAGCTTCGGCATGGAGGCTTGGATCAATGCCTCCAACACCACGACCGGTCAGATGATCGTTTACAACGGCAACTCCGGCACCAACGGCATCGGCCTCTACTTGAACGGCAACACCATCGACGTGCTCCGCGGCGGTATCGCCCTCAACCCGGTCGGAATCATCGAGGCCGGCTCCTGGCACCACGTCGCCGTCGTATGGGACAACGGCGCGCTCACCGGTTACCTCGACGGCAATGCCAACTTCTCGGCCTCATCCCAGAGCTTCGATCTGGTCGGCGGAGCCCTGCTGATTGCTGGCAACAATGCCTCCCTCGAGCTCTTCCAAGGCTTCATCGACGATGTGCGCATCTTCACCTTCGAAACCGGCACCTTCGACACCTCCATGCTTCATCTGAGCACCTCCGCCGTGCCGGAACCCACCACCTACGCCACACTGCTTGGCCTCGCCGGCCTCGGCCTCGCGCTCTGGTGCCGCCGCCCGGCACCAACCCAGGCCGCCTGA